In Chitinophagaceae bacterium, the genomic window GAAAGCCTGAGCCTTACAAAGGAAAAGGTATCAAATATAGTGATGAAATTTTAAGAAGAAAAGCCGGTAAAACAGCCGCTAAATAAACTCAATTGAAATGTTAACAAAAAAGAGTCTAAGAAGAAGAAAAATACGATACAGAGTAAGGAAGAAAATTTTCGGTACAGAAAATCGTCCAAGACTTTCCGTTTACAGAAGTAATAAGGAAATCTATGCTCAGGTTATTGATGACGAAAAAGGTCTTACATTAGCTTCATTTTCTTCCAGAAAATTAAAGGATGATGTAGCAGGTAAAACTAAGTCTGAAGTTTCTGAATTAGTAGGGAAGGAATTAGGTAAATTGACTAAAGATGCCGGAATTACAACCATAGTTTTTGATAGAGGAGGATACCTTTATCACGGTAGAGTTAAGAGTTTAGCTGATGGTGTCAGAAGTGAAGGAATAATATTCTAAAAATTAAAATAGTATCAAGGTGAATACCAATAAGCAAAAAGTAAAAACGAGCGAAACAGAATTAAAAGAAAAGGTAGTCGCAATCAATCGAGTGGCCAAAGTAACAAAAGGTGGTAGAACATTTAGTTTCTCTGCTATAGTTGTTGTAGGTGATGAGAATGGTGTTGTAGGCTATGGTTTAGGTAAAGCAAGGGAAGTATCAGTAGCTATTTCTAAGGGTACAGATGATGCAAAAAAACACCTGATTAAAGTTCCGATTATCAAGGGATCTGTTCCTCATATTCAGCAAGGTAAATTTGGCGCAGGAAAAGTAATGCTAAAGCCCGCATCAAATGGTACAGGTGTAATCGCAGGTGGCACAGTTCGTATAGTAATGGAAAGTGCCGGATATTCTGATGTTTTAACCAAATCATTAGGATCTTCTAATCCGCACAACGTTGTGAAAGCAACATTTGATGCGCTCCTGAAAATGAGAGACGCCTCTACTATTGCTACAGAGAGAAATTTAGATTTAAAAAAGGTTTTTAACGGTTAACCCATGGAAAAAGTCAGAATAACACAAATTAAAAGTCAGATTGACAGACCGGAGAGACAGAAAAGAACACTCAAGGCGCTCGGACTTACAAGAATGCACAAGACTGTGGAGAAAGAAAACTCACCACAAATCGCAGGCATGATAAAGAAAGTAGAACATTTAATAAAAGTTGAATATTTATAAATTATGGATTTATCAAGCTTAAAACCAGCCAAAGGTGCTGTTAAAATAAGAAAGAGAATTGGTAGAGGTCAGGGATCCGGAAGAGGAGGAACATCTACTAAAGGACATAAAGGAGCTAAGTCTAGATCAGGATATAAATTCAGACCGGGTTTCGAAGGTGGTCAGATGCCATTACAAAGACGATTACCAAAGTTTGGATTTAAAAATCCATTCCGTGTGGCATATACTGCTCTAAATTTGGATACACTCCAACATTTGGCAGATAAGCACAAGGTAACCGAGATAAGTGTAGATTTCCTTAGGGAAAAGAATGTAATAAGCAGAACAGAAAAAGTAAAAGTTCTTGCAAATGGAGAATTGACCTCCAAGCTTGTTGTTAAAGTTCACAAGTCAAGCGCTAAAGCAGAGGAAGCAATTAAAAATGCCGGTGGTTCACTTGAATTAATTAAATAGAGCGTATTTTGTTTCGTTTAATAGACAATTATATCAGATTAACATCTAAATAGGAATAGTTTAACTTGTTAATTAATATTATTGTACTGAATTTTGAATTTAAGTGAAATAAAATGAACAAACATTTATAACTTCGCGTAAAACCGAAGTACTTGTAAAAAACTGAAAGAATGAAAGGATTAATCCGTACACTGACTAACATATATAAAATTGAAGAGCTGAGAAACAGAATCTTGTTTACACTCGGCCTTATTCTTATATACAGGTTTGGAACTTATGTTGTGTTACCCGGTATTGATCCGAGTGCACTGGATAGTTTAGAACAACAAGGACAAGGTGGATTGTTAGGATTAGTTAATCTCTTTGCAGGTGGTGCTTTCTCAAGAGCATCAATTTTTGCACTTGGTATCATGCCTTATATATCTGCTTCCATTGCAGTGCAGTTATTGACATTGGCTGTACCTTACTTTCAAAAACTCCAGAAAGAAGGAGAAAGTGGCAGAAGACAAATAAATCAAATCACCAGATACCTGACAGTAATAGTTACAGCAGCTCAGGCATTTGGCTATATATTTAACATTAATTTTATTGCAGGAGATGCCGTTATTATTTCACAGGGATTGTTTACATTATCAACTGTAATCGTTCTTACTGCGGGTACTATTTTTGTAATGTGGATTGGTGAAAAAATTACTGATCGCGGTATAGGAAATGGTATTTCATTACTCATCATGATTGGTATTATTGCAACATTACCTTTTGCTTTGGCAGCAGAATTTACTTCCAGATTAAATGAAGGAGGAGGATTAGTTGTCTTTTTAATTGAAATCGCAGTATTGGTATCGGTTGTAGTGGCTGTAGTTCTACTGGTTCAGGGTACAAGAAGGATACCGGTTCAGTATGCAAAAAGAGTAGTGGGCAACAAGCAGTACGGTGGAGTAAGACAGTATATACCTCTTAAAGTTAATGCTGCCGGAGTTATGCCGATTATTTTTGCTCAGGCTTTAATGTTTATTCCCGGTACTGTAGCTCAGTTTTTCCCCGATGCAGCTGAAAGTTCCGGTTTTGTAGCTGCCTTTAATGATTTTACATCTGCTCCTTATAATATTGTCCACTTCTTATTAGTCATACTGTTTACCTATTTTTACACAGCTTTGATTGTGAATCCAGTGCAAATGGCCGATGATATGAAAAAGAACGGTGGTTTTATACCGGGTGTAAAACCCGGGAAGAAGACGGCAGAATTTATTGATTCAGTTATGTCCCGTATTGTTTTACCAGGATCCATATTTTTAGCTTTTGTGGCTATATTGCCAGCATTTGCTATGATGTTTGGAGTGAATATGCAATTTGCTATGTTCTTCGGAGGAACTTCACTACTTATTATGGTGAGTGTAACTCTTGATACTTTACAGCAAGTAGAAAGTCATCTTTTGATGAGACACTACGACGGCCTTATGAAATCCGGCCGTATAAAAGGGCGCTCTGCATCTGTCGGAGCAGGTATTTAAGCCTTTTAATTATGATTTATTATAAAACGAATGACGAAATTGAATTGCTTCGTCAAAGTTCTTTATTAGTTTCTAAGACCCACGCTACTATTATTCCTTACCTTAAAGAAGGTGTAACCGGAAAGAAAATAGACAAAATTGCAGAGGAATTTATAAGAGACAATAAGGCAATTCCTGCATTTAAAGGACTTAGAGGATTTCCCGCAACTCTTTGTATATCACCAAATGAACAAGTGGTTCACGGAATCCCTTCAGATGAGCCCTTTAAAAACGGAGACGTTTTATCAATTGATTGCGGAGTCAAAATGAATGAATTTTTTGGAGACTCTGCATATACGTATGCTATTGGTGAAATAACCGAAGAAGTTAGAAACTTGCTGGAAGTTACCAGACAATCCTTATATGATGCAATAGAATTTGCCGTCCACGGAAAAAGGTTAGGAGATATTGGATACGCAGTGCAAAATCTTGCTGAAAAAAAACATAAATACGGAGTAGTAAGAGAACTAGTCGGACATGGTGTCGGACGAACTCTGCATGAAGAGCCGGAGGTACCGAATTACGGAAGAAGAGGAACAGGCCCATTATTAAAAGAAGGTTTAGTGTTAGCAATTGAACCAATGGTTAACCTGGGAGTAAAAGAAATTGTACAGCTTAAAGATGGCTGGACAATCATTACGAAAGACAAAAAACCATCAGCTCACTTTGAACATACTGTTGCTGTTAAAAAGGGAAAAGCAGATATACTTTCATCCTTTGAAATATTAGAAGAAGAAATAAAAAAAAATGAAAATCTTACTAGTTTTTTCAAATAATTTCACGATATTTGCACTCTAAAATTTTTATGGCAAAACAAGATATAATAAAACAGGACGGGACAATCATAGAAGCATTGTCAAATGCGATGTTTCGCGCCAAGTTAGAG contains:
- a CDS encoding 50S ribosomal protein L18 produces the protein MLTKKSLRRRKIRYRVRKKIFGTENRPRLSVYRSNKEIYAQVIDDEKGLTLASFSSRKLKDDVAGKTKSEVSELVGKELGKLTKDAGITTIVFDRGGYLYHGRVKSLADGVRSEGIIF
- a CDS encoding 30S ribosomal protein S5, with the translated sequence MKVNTNKQKVKTSETELKEKVVAINRVAKVTKGGRTFSFSAIVVVGDENGVVGYGLGKAREVSVAISKGTDDAKKHLIKVPIIKGSVPHIQQGKFGAGKVMLKPASNGTGVIAGGTVRIVMESAGYSDVLTKSLGSSNPHNVVKATFDALLKMRDASTIATERNLDLKKVFNG
- the rpmD gene encoding 50S ribosomal protein L30; protein product: MEKVRITQIKSQIDRPERQKRTLKALGLTRMHKTVEKENSPQIAGMIKKVEHLIKVEYL
- a CDS encoding 50S ribosomal protein L15, which encodes MDLSSLKPAKGAVKIRKRIGRGQGSGRGGTSTKGHKGAKSRSGYKFRPGFEGGQMPLQRRLPKFGFKNPFRVAYTALNLDTLQHLADKHKVTEISVDFLREKNVISRTEKVKVLANGELTSKLVVKVHKSSAKAEEAIKNAGGSLELIK
- the secY gene encoding preprotein translocase subunit SecY, giving the protein MKGLIRTLTNIYKIEELRNRILFTLGLILIYRFGTYVVLPGIDPSALDSLEQQGQGGLLGLVNLFAGGAFSRASIFALGIMPYISASIAVQLLTLAVPYFQKLQKEGESGRRQINQITRYLTVIVTAAQAFGYIFNINFIAGDAVIISQGLFTLSTVIVLTAGTIFVMWIGEKITDRGIGNGISLLIMIGIIATLPFALAAEFTSRLNEGGGLVVFLIEIAVLVSVVVAVVLLVQGTRRIPVQYAKRVVGNKQYGGVRQYIPLKVNAAGVMPIIFAQALMFIPGTVAQFFPDAAESSGFVAAFNDFTSAPYNIVHFLLVILFTYFYTALIVNPVQMADDMKKNGGFIPGVKPGKKTAEFIDSVMSRIVLPGSIFLAFVAILPAFAMMFGVNMQFAMFFGGTSLLIMVSVTLDTLQQVESHLLMRHYDGLMKSGRIKGRSASVGAGI
- the map gene encoding type I methionyl aminopeptidase, translating into MIYYKTNDEIELLRQSSLLVSKTHATIIPYLKEGVTGKKIDKIAEEFIRDNKAIPAFKGLRGFPATLCISPNEQVVHGIPSDEPFKNGDVLSIDCGVKMNEFFGDSAYTYAIGEITEEVRNLLEVTRQSLYDAIEFAVHGKRLGDIGYAVQNLAEKKHKYGVVRELVGHGVGRTLHEEPEVPNYGRRGTGPLLKEGLVLAIEPMVNLGVKEIVQLKDGWTIITKDKKPSAHFEHTVAVKKGKADILSSFEILEEEIKKNENLTSFFK